In a genomic window of Epinephelus lanceolatus isolate andai-2023 chromosome 3, ASM4190304v1, whole genome shotgun sequence:
- the stx3a gene encoding syntaxin-3: protein MKDRLAQLKEKSDGGDDIEIPVENQNFMDDFFTQIEDIRTSIDKIDESVTEIKKLYSTILSAPTSDQKTHDDLEAVTNEIKKSANNARNKLKTIERQLESNTDERASADLRIRKSQHAILAKKFVEVMTKYNEAQVDFRDKSKGRIARQLEITGKATTDEELEEMLEGGNAAVFTAGIMDSKINQQALNEIEARHKDIVRLESSIKELHDMFVDIAMLVENQGGMIDRIESNMDQSVGFVERAVADTKKAAKFQQEARRKQMMIFCCCVILALILGSFVYSFFK, encoded by the exons ATGAAGGACCGACTGGCGCAGCTGAAGGAG aaGAGTGATGGAGGCGATGACATTGAGATTCCTGTGGAGAACCAGAATTTTATGGATGATTTCTTTACTCAG atcGAAGATATCCGCACCAGCATTGACAAGATTGACGAGAGcgtcacagaaataaaaaaactctACTCCACCATCTTGTCAGCCCCCACATCGGACCAGA AAACACACGATGACCTTGAAGCCGTCACCAACGAGATCAAGAAGTCGGCCAACAACGCCAGAAACAAACTGAAGA ctATCGAGCGCCAGCTTGAGTCAAACACAGATGAGAGGGCCTCAGCCGACCTCAGGATACGCAAATCACAG CATGCTATCCTGGCCAAGAAGTTCGTAGAGGTGATGACAAAATACAACGAGGCTCAAGTTGACTTCAGGGATAAGAGCAAAGGACGAATCGCCAGGCAGCTGGAGATCA CGGGGAAAGCAACAACTgatgaggagctggaggagatgCTGGAGGGAGGCAACGCAGCTGTCTTCACTGCCGGG ATCATGGACTCTAAGATCAACCAGCAGGCCCTGAATGAGATCGAGGCTCGTCACAAAGACATCGTGAGGCTGGAGAGCAGCATCAAAGAGCTCCATGACATGTTTGTTGATATCGCCATGCTGGTTGAGAATCag GGTGGCATGATCGACAGAATTGAGAGCAACATGGACCAGTCAGTGGGCTTTGTAGAGAGGGCTGTGGCCGACACCAAAAAGGCAGCCAAATTCCAGCAGGAGGCGCGCAGG AAACAAATGATGatcttctgctgctgtgtgatttTGGCCTTGATACTCGGTTCCTTTGTCTACAGCTTCTTCAAATAG